The segment TTGCCATTATCTACGATTAATACATTATTCTTTTTCGCAAAATTAAAAGCTGATATCCGATTATTTAAATATTGATTTGTATTTTTATTATTGATTTTAATTTTTTTAAATTCTCCTTCTTTATAAAGCAAATCCCTAGCAGCTAATTCTGAATTATTTGAAATAAAAATAAAAGAGAAATAAGCCATGCTTGTAAAGGCTTTTGTAAATTTTGAAAGATTATTTCGCATAATATTTTAAAGACTAGATAGATTAAAAGTCGTTTGAATTAAATAAAATTGTTTATTCTTTTATTAATTTCACTATAGGCTTCAATAAAGCCACCTAAATCATTTCTAAATCTATCTTTATCAAGGCTTACTATCATACCATTTTTTTGATTCAGATCCCATAATCGGCAATTATCAGGACTGATCTCATCACCTAAAACAATTTGCCCGTTAGAGTTATAGCCAAACTCTAATTTAAAATCCACAAGATCTAATTTGATATTGTAGAAGAATTTTTTGAGAAGTTTGTTAATCTTTAATGTCATATTACTTATAAAGTCTAGTTCCTCTTCATCAACTATCTTCAATAAATTAATTCTATCTTTTGTTAAAAGAGGATCATTAAGAGTATCATTTTTAAGATAAAAATCAATCAAGGGGCTTTCCAAAACTGTTCCTGGCTTGATTGTAGTCTGTTTACACAGAGATCCATATGCGGTATTTCTAAGAACAACTTCAAGGGGGATGATTTTTATTTTTTGAGCAATCATTGAATTATTATTTTTGAGTCCAATGTAATGCGTTGGTATGTTGTTTTTTATAAGAAACTCAAATATTTTTGAACTTATAAGACAATTCAATTCCCCTTTGCCCTCAAACTTAGCTTTCTTCAATGCATTAAAAGCAGTTGCATCATCTTTGAATTCAATTATTACTTTATCTGAATCCTCATAAGCAAATATTTTTTTTGCTTTACCTTCATAAATAAACTTTAATTTACTATTCATTAAAAACCCCTTTGAGAACTAAAAATAGAATATAATTTAATTATTAGCTAGTAATAGAAATGTTTAATAGACTAAAAGATCTATTTTTAATTGAAATACATTTCAAACCCTATTATATATAAAGACCCTCTTCATGAGTATTAATACAATCAACTCTAAAAGTTCTAATAAATTAGAAAATATTTTAATAATTGGTAATGGCGGTCGAGAAAACGCATTAGCATGGGCTATTCAAAAAAATGACTTAATCAAGAAAATTTATCTACTCCCAGGTAATGCTGGTTCAAAAAAAATAAATAAATCTGAGAGAATTAATTTAGATTTAAAGAATACTAAAGTATTAACCTCAAAACTAAAATTTCTAAATATTGACTTAATAGTAATAGGACCAGAGACACCTTTGGCAGAGGGCTTAGGAGAGGTTCTTCGGAGAAATAACTTTGATGTGTTTGGTCCTGGACCAGATGGAGCCAAATTAGAATCAAGTAAATCTTGGGCAAAGGAATTTATGAAAGACGCAAATATTCCCACTGCAAATTTTTGGAAAGTTAAGTCATTAAAGGAAGCAAAAAAAATTATCTTTACATCTCCAAATCCATTAGTAGTAAAAGCTGACGGGTTAGCTTCAGGGAAAGGAGTTTTCATCCCTGAATCAAAAGAAGCATCTATAAATGCTACGGAAGAAATATTTAAGGGGAAATTTGGTAATGCTGGCGAAATAATTGTTTTGGAAGAAAAAATTGAGGGTCCAGAAGTTTCGGTTTTTGCTCTTTGCGATGGAAAGAAATATGTTTTACTTCCTACAGCTCAAGATCATAAACGACTTAATGAGAATGATAAAGGGCCAAATACGGGAGGAATGGGGGCTTATTCTCCTACTCCAATGATGACAAAAAGTCTTCTTGAAACTATTACTAAGGAAATAATTGAGCCTACAATTAATTCATTGTTGCGGAAGAATATCGACTACAAAGGGGTTCTATATTTTGGCTTAATGATCACAAAATCAGGACCAAAAGTTATAGAATATAACTGTAGATTTGGCGATCCTGAATGCCAAACAATAATGCCTTTAATGGACAAAGACTTTGTGATTCTTTTACAAAAATGTGCCAAGGGTAATCTTCTCGGAAACGAAAAAATTAAAATGTCGAATAAATTCAGCGGTTGTGTAATTGCAACTTCAAAAGGTTACCCTCATAATTATAAAAAAGGTTTTCCGATAACATACGGCAATATCGACTATGAACATTGTCAAATCTTCGATTCTGGAACATCATTAAATTCTAAAGGTGAATTTATTACGGATGGAGGGAGAGTGCTTAGTATTGTTTGTCAAGGCGAAGATTTTAATAAAGTTTTTGAAAAGGCTTATAAGAATTTAAAAGAAATAAGTTTTGACGGTATTTATTATAGAAAAGATATTGGTCATCAAGTCAGAATAAAAAAAATTGCTGAGAGGACTAACTAAATGATAGAGAGCAATGAGCCTAATAAAATAAAACTTAATCCTTCAAAAAAATTTATTGATGAAAATAATCCTGACCACTGGTCAAGCAGAGTTTTAACTTGGTGGAGTGGTTTTAGTTTAAGAACAAAACTATTAGCTATAGCAACTCTTGTTGTAAGTCTTTTAATGACTGGCATAACATTTTTTGCTCTTAATAGTATTCAAAGAGATGCTGGTATGAATGACACAAGATACGCACGAGATCTAGGACTTCTACTATCAGGTAATGTTACTGAACTAGTTGCAAATAATCAAAGGAAAGAGATATCAAATGTTGCAGAAAAGTTTTGGAGATCAAGTAGAAATTTACGTTATATTTTTTTTACTGATGCTGATGATATTGTTCAACTTGGAATTCCAATTAGTGCTACCCCTACAAGTTCAGATAATCAATTTCAATTAACTAGAAGATTAAAGTTACCATCAGAATTAAAGAAAAGACCTCAATTTCCTTTAGTAAGACAGCATGCCACCCCTCAAGGACAAGTTACAGATGTATTTGTACCAATGTTATGGAAAGG is part of the Prochlorococcus marinus subsp. pastoris str. CCMP1986 genome and harbors:
- the purC gene encoding phosphoribosylaminoimidazolesuccinocarboxamide synthase — protein: MNSKLKFIYEGKAKKIFAYEDSDKVIIEFKDDATAFNALKKAKFEGKGELNCLISSKIFEFLIKNNIPTHYIGLKNNNSMIAQKIKIIPLEVVLRNTAYGSLCKQTTIKPGTVLESPLIDFYLKNDTLNDPLLTKDRINLLKIVDEEELDFISNMTLKINKLLKKFFYNIKLDLVDFKLEFGYNSNGQIVLGDEISPDNCRLWDLNQKNGMIVSLDKDRFRNDLGGFIEAYSEINKRINNFI
- the purD gene encoding phosphoribosylamine--glycine ligase, producing the protein MSINTINSKSSNKLENILIIGNGGRENALAWAIQKNDLIKKIYLLPGNAGSKKINKSERINLDLKNTKVLTSKLKFLNIDLIVIGPETPLAEGLGEVLRRNNFDVFGPGPDGAKLESSKSWAKEFMKDANIPTANFWKVKSLKEAKKIIFTSPNPLVVKADGLASGKGVFIPESKEASINATEEIFKGKFGNAGEIIVLEEKIEGPEVSVFALCDGKKYVLLPTAQDHKRLNENDKGPNTGGMGAYSPTPMMTKSLLETITKEIIEPTINSLLRKNIDYKGVLYFGLMITKSGPKVIEYNCRFGDPECQTIMPLMDKDFVILLQKCAKGNLLGNEKIKMSNKFSGCVIATSKGYPHNYKKGFPITYGNIDYEHCQIFDSGTSLNSKGEFITDGGRVLSIVCQGEDFNKVFEKAYKNLKEISFDGIYYRKDIGHQVRIKKIAERTN